A genomic region of Catalinimonas niigatensis contains the following coding sequences:
- a CDS encoding Kelch repeat-containing protein, whose product MKYLGIAILLFSFACQSATQEEAGNSTTDSTAVETEAKWTNVSSKNDPTARHENAFTEVDGKFYLVGGRGDRPVDIYDPQTQEWSQGKNPPLEMNHFQAVSYDGKLYVMGALTGGFPDEKPIPNIYIYDPETDEWTEGPEIPEGRRRGAAGAFAYNDKLYLVNGIQNGHTDGYVSWLDEYDPATNTWTSLADAPHQRDHVQAVVADNKIYVAGGRTTSNATGQTLELTVPEVDVYDFASGEWSTLENDIPTMRAGTTSVVLGDKVIVIGGESGAMEAAHHQVEALDINTGEWESLPSLNRGRHGTQAIVYDDKIYIAAGSGNRGGGPELTSMEVYE is encoded by the coding sequence ATGAAGTATTTAGGCATCGCAATCCTTTTGTTTTCTTTTGCTTGTCAATCCGCTACTCAAGAAGAAGCTGGCAATAGCACTACAGATAGTACAGCCGTTGAAACTGAGGCAAAATGGACAAACGTATCTTCAAAAAATGATCCCACGGCTCGTCATGAAAATGCTTTTACTGAAGTAGATGGCAAATTTTATTTAGTAGGTGGAAGAGGCGATCGTCCGGTAGATATATATGACCCTCAGACCCAGGAATGGTCTCAAGGCAAAAATCCACCTTTGGAGATGAATCACTTCCAGGCAGTATCCTACGATGGTAAGTTATATGTCATGGGTGCCCTTACTGGTGGTTTTCCTGATGAAAAGCCTATCCCCAATATTTACATTTATGATCCTGAGACTGATGAATGGACCGAGGGTCCGGAAATCCCTGAGGGTAGAAGGAGAGGAGCCGCTGGAGCTTTTGCCTATAATGATAAACTTTACCTGGTCAACGGTATTCAAAACGGACATACTGATGGTTATGTAAGCTGGTTGGATGAATATGATCCTGCCACAAATACCTGGACGAGCTTAGCAGACGCTCCTCATCAAAGAGACCATGTACAGGCGGTCGTTGCTGATAATAAAATTTATGTAGCCGGAGGGCGTACCACTTCCAATGCCACCGGCCAAACCCTGGAGTTGACAGTCCCTGAAGTAGATGTCTATGATTTTGCCAGTGGTGAGTGGAGTACTTTGGAGAATGATATACCCACCATGAGGGCAGGGACAACTTCAGTGGTTTTGGGAGATAAGGTGATTGTAATAGGAGGCGAAAGTGGAGCGATGGAAGCTGCTCATCATCAAGTTGAAGCTTTGGACATCAATACTGGAGAGTGGGAATCCCTGCCTTCTCTCAATCGGGGACGTCATGGAACTCAGGCCATAGTATATGATGACAAAATTTATATTGCGGCCGGGAGTGGAAACCGAGGTGGTGGTCCAGAACTGACCAGCATGGAAGTATACGAATAA
- a CDS encoding pyridoxal phosphate-dependent decarboxylase family protein: MYWEKFSHKKIKEIVFQALKNNLDYRTEDVLGLPATYLDPEVFYQDAPFLNDAPYMQTMVANPNHIGCHTLGEAEPAFLGTQAIERELIDLCASQIFSAEPESYDGYVASGGTEANIESLWVHRNLFIRKYEARLDEIGVVYSQDTHYSIPKGVNLLGLKSIILSVDDDNRSIQFEEMKLAVTNAKTQGVKYFILIMNMSTTMFGSVDDVNQAMEVMNALEAEYCIHVDGAYGGFIYPFTRTEISLTFQNPKVNSFSLDAHKLVQSPYGTGICLLRKGLIQYALTEEAQYVKGKDYTLVGSRSGANAIAVWMILRTYGSEGWKAKILKLIERTDRLCENLDERRIRYFRNPAMNIVTIKAEDVPDQLAKQFLLVPDTHEGEPQWFKIVVMEHVSQGKIDKFLLAWDDWKQSHSL, from the coding sequence ATGTACTGGGAAAAGTTTTCTCATAAAAAGATCAAAGAGATCGTATTTCAAGCTCTGAAAAATAACCTTGACTACCGTACCGAGGATGTGTTGGGCTTGCCAGCTACATACTTAGATCCCGAAGTATTCTACCAGGATGCGCCTTTCCTTAATGATGCGCCTTATATGCAGACGATGGTGGCAAATCCCAACCACATTGGCTGTCATACTTTGGGAGAAGCTGAACCTGCTTTTTTGGGGACCCAGGCGATAGAGCGGGAGCTGATAGATCTTTGTGCCTCACAGATTTTTTCTGCCGAACCAGAAAGTTATGATGGTTATGTGGCATCAGGAGGTACGGAGGCCAATATTGAATCGCTCTGGGTACATCGTAATCTTTTCATACGAAAATATGAAGCCCGTTTGGATGAAATAGGTGTTGTTTATTCTCAAGACACACATTATTCCATTCCCAAAGGAGTCAATTTGCTGGGTCTGAAGTCAATCATCCTGTCAGTAGATGATGATAACAGGAGCATCCAATTTGAGGAAATGAAATTGGCAGTCACTAATGCAAAAACACAGGGTGTAAAATACTTTATTCTGATCATGAATATGTCAACCACCATGTTTGGCTCGGTGGATGATGTGAATCAGGCAATGGAGGTGATGAATGCATTGGAAGCTGAATATTGTATTCATGTGGATGGCGCCTACGGTGGCTTCATTTATCCATTTACCCGTACTGAAATATCTTTAACTTTTCAAAATCCCAAGGTCAACTCCTTTTCGCTGGATGCACATAAACTAGTACAGTCTCCTTACGGTACAGGAATTTGCCTCTTGCGCAAAGGATTGATACAATATGCCCTTACTGAAGAAGCTCAATACGTAAAAGGCAAAGATTACACTTTGGTAGGCAGTCGTTCAGGGGCCAATGCTATTGCGGTCTGGATGATTTTGCGTACTTATGGTTCAGAGGGATGGAAAGCAAAAATCCTTAAATTGATAGAGCGTACGGATAGGCTTTGTGAAAATCTGGATGAGCGCAGGATACGCTATTTCCGTAATCCTGCCATGAATATCGTAACCATCAAGGCAGAAGACGTACCTGATCAACTGGCTAAACAGTTTTTACTGGTTCCCGATACCCATGAAGGAGAACCGCAATGGTTCAAAATTGTCGTAATGGAGCATGTAAGTCAGGGAAAAATTGATAAATTTCTACTCGCTTGGGATGACTGGAAACAAAGTCATTCTCTATAA
- a CDS encoding alpha-amylase family glycosyl hydrolase yields MKHHYLFLFLLLVHCTGSDQIENTTTADINDESIAFDWRNATIYFLLTDRFNNGNPENDVNFQRTSEAAKLRGFQGGDIAGITQKIEEGYFDSLGVNAIWFTPVVEQIHGATDEGTGVTYAYHGYWAKDWTTLDPNFGTMEELKTLVNTAHQHGIRVLLDVVANHTGPVTELDPAWPDNWVRQDPTCTYTGYETTVECTLVENLPDIHTEREQEVALPPSLVEKWQAEGRYEQELEELDAFFVKTGYPRAPTYYLVKWLTDYVLELGIDGFRVDTAKHTDADIWAVLKEQALAALEEWKTKNPDKRIDDAPFWMVGEVYNYSAAAGQPYDYGDTTVNFFENGFESLINFDFKYDAENDYEAIFVKYDTLLHDGALDGVNVLNYLSSHDDGSPYDPLRKKSEEAATKLLLSQGAAQIYYGDESDRSLVVEGTQGDATLRSFMNWNDIQQTDSVQKVLDHWNKLGTFRKKHIAIGAGRHQKIADNPYTFSRTYTADGYSDKVIVALDAPMGEKMIEVGDVFQEGTMLKDSYSGQETTVSDGKVNFFSSFQTVLLSEQ; encoded by the coding sequence ATGAAGCACCACTACCTATTCCTGTTTTTATTGCTCGTACATTGTACTGGCTCAGATCAGATTGAAAACACGACTACTGCTGATATTAATGATGAAAGCATTGCATTTGACTGGCGAAATGCTACCATTTATTTTCTGCTTACCGATCGTTTTAATAACGGAAATCCTGAAAATGATGTGAATTTTCAACGGACGAGTGAAGCTGCCAAGCTCAGAGGATTTCAGGGTGGAGATATTGCTGGCATTACCCAAAAAATTGAAGAAGGATACTTTGACAGTTTAGGGGTTAATGCCATCTGGTTTACGCCAGTTGTAGAACAGATTCATGGTGCTACCGATGAGGGTACAGGTGTTACCTATGCTTATCATGGCTATTGGGCGAAAGATTGGACTACACTAGATCCAAATTTTGGTACTATGGAAGAGCTCAAAACGCTGGTGAACACTGCCCATCAGCATGGAATAAGAGTGCTACTGGATGTGGTGGCCAACCATACCGGTCCGGTAACTGAATTAGACCCAGCCTGGCCGGACAACTGGGTGCGGCAAGATCCTACCTGTACCTATACTGGCTATGAAACTACTGTTGAATGTACCCTGGTAGAAAATTTACCAGATATTCACACCGAAAGGGAGCAGGAAGTAGCGCTACCCCCTTCCCTGGTTGAAAAATGGCAGGCTGAAGGGCGCTATGAGCAGGAGTTGGAAGAGTTAGATGCCTTTTTTGTGAAAACGGGCTATCCCAGAGCACCCACCTATTATCTGGTCAAATGGCTGACTGATTATGTGCTCGAACTGGGAATTGACGGTTTTCGTGTGGATACTGCCAAACATACAGATGCAGATATATGGGCGGTACTCAAAGAGCAGGCTTTGGCTGCCCTTGAAGAGTGGAAAACAAAAAACCCCGACAAAAGGATAGACGACGCCCCTTTCTGGATGGTAGGTGAAGTGTACAATTACAGCGCAGCCGCTGGTCAACCCTATGACTATGGAGATACAACAGTCAATTTTTTTGAAAATGGCTTTGAATCTTTAATCAATTTTGATTTCAAATATGACGCAGAAAATGACTATGAAGCAATTTTTGTAAAGTACGACACCTTATTGCATGATGGTGCTTTGGACGGAGTCAATGTGCTGAATTACCTCAGTTCTCATGATGATGGCTCACCTTACGACCCTTTGCGAAAGAAAAGTGAGGAAGCAGCTACCAAGCTCTTACTTAGCCAGGGCGCTGCACAAATTTACTATGGTGATGAGTCGGATCGTTCTCTGGTGGTGGAAGGTACCCAGGGAGATGCCACTTTGAGGTCTTTTATGAACTGGAATGACATACAGCAAACAGACAGTGTACAAAAGGTACTGGACCACTGGAACAAGCTGGGCACTTTCAGGAAAAAGCACATTGCGATAGGTGCAGGACGACATCAAAAGATAGCCGATAACCCTTATACTTTTTCAAGAACATACACTGCAGATGGCTATTCCGACAAAGTAATTGTAGCATTGGATGCTCCTATGGGTGAAAAAATGATTGAGGTTGGAGACGTTTTTCAGGAAGGAACCATGCTTAAAGATAGCTATTCCGGTCAGGAAACTACAGTGAGCGATGGAAAGGTAAATTTCTTTTCTTCCTTTCAGACAGTATTATTATCAGAGCAGTAA
- a CDS encoding LruC domain-containing protein — MENSAFLFKKFFLLMTVVMVFFSGCHDDVDELTEQYPFLEGIINVPTETLCGAAPKKMKFLAGQHIEAGEVEISNDLKNLYISVNTKNNWFFGATHIYVGSKANMPLGGGGNPKIGNFPYKSSHDPLVQSYLLTIPLDKLDPCFVIAVHAEAFKLDDKGKVVQKETAWAEGEQIKASGSWAMNFDYCLEECVIKYPIEAVATLAFEDLYPIKGDADYNDMVLDMAARQYYSGRQIKRIEMEFNLKARGTIYDHEFAIRVPLNGSANIKIERFNATDAQAVETENMSGVGGENLKIVVFPSTKQVLLSTQGHFSSNTLAGTLLKTPTTRTKVTIYVEEGHLMLSAPFDPYLHVKETDQKIHIIEITQKIDADGDGNKDYWEDEEGIHPFGIIMHKDWQWPLEYVNILDVYPDFKYVIEGGVFKAKRFDWYKTPADGSDYFRPELFN, encoded by the coding sequence ATGGAAAACAGCGCATTCTTATTCAAAAAATTCTTCCTATTAATGACAGTTGTCATGGTGTTTTTTTCAGGATGCCATGATGATGTGGATGAACTTACCGAACAATACCCTTTCCTTGAGGGAATAATAAATGTTCCAACCGAAACACTCTGTGGTGCAGCACCCAAAAAAATGAAGTTTCTTGCCGGACAACATATTGAAGCTGGTGAAGTAGAAATCAGTAATGACCTGAAAAACCTTTATATCTCAGTGAATACTAAAAACAACTGGTTTTTTGGCGCTACACATATTTATGTCGGTAGCAAAGCAAACATGCCTCTGGGAGGAGGGGGTAATCCTAAAATTGGAAATTTTCCTTACAAGTCTTCTCATGATCCATTGGTACAAAGCTATTTGCTTACTATACCTTTAGATAAACTTGATCCATGTTTTGTAATCGCAGTACATGCTGAAGCTTTCAAATTGGACGACAAAGGTAAAGTTGTACAAAAAGAAACCGCATGGGCAGAAGGTGAACAGATCAAAGCATCAGGGAGCTGGGCCATGAATTTTGACTATTGCCTGGAAGAATGTGTGATCAAATATCCCATTGAGGCAGTAGCTACGCTGGCTTTTGAGGATTTGTATCCCATCAAAGGGGATGCTGATTATAATGACATGGTACTAGATATGGCTGCCAGACAGTATTATTCCGGCAGGCAAATCAAAAGAATTGAAATGGAATTTAACCTCAAAGCCCGGGGTACCATTTATGATCATGAGTTTGCTATACGCGTACCACTGAATGGTAGTGCCAATATAAAGATTGAAAGATTCAATGCTACGGATGCACAGGCAGTTGAAACAGAAAATATGTCGGGAGTTGGCGGTGAAAATCTCAAAATAGTGGTATTCCCTAGTACAAAACAGGTTTTACTTTCTACACAAGGCCATTTTAGCAGCAATACTTTGGCTGGAACTCTTTTGAAAACACCTACTACCAGAACCAAAGTTACCATTTATGTGGAAGAAGGTCATCTTATGCTCAGCGCACCCTTTGATCCATATCTACATGTGAAGGAAACCGATCAGAAAATCCACATCATTGAAATCACTCAAAAAATTGATGCCGACGGTGATGGAAATAAGGATTACTGGGAAGATGAAGAGGGCATACATCCCTTTGGAATAATCATGCATAAAGACTGGCAATGGCCACTGGAGTATGTCAATATACTTGACGTTTATCCTGATTTCAAATATGTGATTGAGGGAGGAGTGTTCAAAGCCAAAAGATTTGACTGGTACAAAACCCCTGCTGATGGTTCTGATTACTTCAGGCCTGAGTTGTTCAACTAA
- a CDS encoding SGNH/GDSL hydrolase family protein → MKRREFLKKSAKASLLLSLPIQQVLFDSTPALSGKRILFIGDSITQAGDYINFFECQLRISKPDISYEVYNLGLASETISGLSEEAHPFPRPYLHDRLDNILDGLQPEVLFACYGINCGIYHPFEERLFRKYQEGITKLIRTADARKIQLILLTPPPYAALVQNWNDARKDQNRTDYSYAKPYVAYDDVMRKYAEWIMGLKEVQRIDIQTPMRTFQEICYGQDMIHPNILGHQLMAHTILQNLQSERTSDKVIQLNWKKDKVEKEEGISKFRLDAPKNSHVVRSDSQEYNQMISSSHEFIFKVDQLPPAMYQLFDHNFYLGQYNQDELEKGVKFSPLSNSLKYENLSFVRKAQQLYELVASKREVCDYALLQYIGHQRPMTKEGLPIVLAERKRKEMNASINQLLEDRTWEVEMIKL, encoded by the coding sequence ATGAAGAGAAGAGAATTTCTAAAGAAAAGTGCCAAAGCATCTTTACTACTGAGCTTACCTATTCAGCAAGTACTTTTTGATTCAACTCCAGCGCTATCGGGAAAACGGATTCTTTTCATAGGCGACAGCATTACACAGGCAGGAGATTACATCAATTTCTTTGAGTGCCAGTTGCGAATTTCTAAACCTGACATATCCTATGAAGTTTATAACTTAGGACTGGCAAGTGAAACCATTTCTGGCCTATCGGAAGAGGCGCATCCTTTCCCACGTCCTTATTTGCATGACAGGCTAGATAACATTTTAGATGGCCTACAACCCGAAGTGTTATTTGCCTGCTACGGCATCAACTGCGGAATCTATCATCCATTTGAAGAGAGACTTTTCCGTAAGTACCAGGAGGGTATTACAAAACTCATTCGTACTGCTGACGCCAGAAAAATTCAGCTAATCCTGCTTACACCACCTCCTTACGCTGCTCTCGTCCAAAATTGGAACGATGCTCGTAAAGATCAGAATCGCACAGATTACAGCTATGCAAAACCTTATGTCGCTTATGACGATGTGATGCGTAAATATGCAGAATGGATTATGGGCTTGAAAGAAGTGCAGCGCATTGACATACAGACGCCAATGAGAACATTCCAGGAAATTTGTTACGGACAGGATATGATTCACCCCAACATTCTGGGGCATCAGCTGATGGCGCATACCATACTTCAAAACCTTCAATCTGAACGAACATCAGACAAAGTAATACAACTCAACTGGAAAAAGGACAAGGTGGAGAAAGAGGAAGGTATAAGTAAGTTTCGTCTGGATGCTCCAAAAAATAGCCATGTTGTGCGCTCAGACTCTCAGGAATACAATCAGATGATATCCTCAAGCCATGAATTTATATTCAAGGTTGATCAACTACCTCCGGCAATGTATCAGCTTTTTGATCATAATTTCTATCTGGGACAATATAATCAGGACGAACTTGAAAAAGGGGTAAAGTTCAGCCCCTTATCCAACTCGTTGAAATACGAAAATCTTTCCTTCGTCAGAAAAGCACAGCAGCTATATGAGTTGGTAGCCTCCAAAAGAGAGGTTTGCGACTATGCCTTATTACAATATATCGGACATCAGCGCCCAATGACAAAAGAAGGATTACCTATTGTGCTGGCGGAGAGAAAGCGTAAGGAAATGAATGCCAGTATCAATCAACTTTTGGAAGATAGAACTTGGGAGGTGGAAATGATAAAGCTATAA
- a CDS encoding endonuclease/exonuclease/phosphatase family protein encodes MLRTLSHFLVAIIVANAACQSEQTESQEEMNTSTGIEQTINVMSYNIRYDNPGDSAHAWPYRKERVANLIAYHEADLLGLQEALEHQVQYLDSALNDLDWVGVGRDDGQSQGEFSPVFYRKTMFELLDWGTFWLSETPDTISVGWDAALPRIATWTQLIHKPSGDTLYYFNTHFDHRGEQAREESAKLIRKKISEIAGDSPVVVTGDFNASPDSAPYGAMVEGEDLKDAYEVSQLPHHGPTSSFSGFVVTEPLAANRRIDYVFVSPNVEVEKHAILTDSKDNAYPSDHLPVVAEVSLK; translated from the coding sequence ATGTTGAGAACGCTTTCCCATTTTTTAGTTGCCATAATAGTGGCAAACGCTGCCTGCCAGTCCGAGCAGACTGAATCTCAGGAAGAAATGAACACCTCTACCGGAATAGAACAAACAATCAATGTGATGTCATATAATATCCGTTATGACAATCCGGGAGACAGTGCGCATGCCTGGCCCTATCGTAAGGAAAGGGTAGCCAATCTGATTGCTTATCATGAAGCTGATCTGTTAGGATTACAGGAAGCCCTTGAACATCAGGTACAGTATCTGGATAGTGCGCTTAACGATCTGGATTGGGTAGGGGTAGGCAGAGACGATGGGCAATCTCAAGGGGAATTTTCTCCTGTTTTTTATCGTAAAACCATGTTTGAGCTTTTGGACTGGGGTACTTTCTGGCTGTCGGAAACTCCCGATACTATTAGCGTAGGTTGGGATGCAGCTTTACCTCGCATAGCTACATGGACCCAACTGATCCATAAACCCAGTGGAGATACCTTGTATTATTTTAACACACACTTTGACCATAGAGGAGAGCAGGCCCGTGAAGAAAGTGCTAAATTGATCAGAAAGAAAATTTCAGAAATCGCAGGTGACTCACCGGTTGTGGTGACGGGAGATTTTAATGCTTCTCCTGATTCGGCACCTTATGGTGCTATGGTAGAAGGAGAAGATTTGAAGGATGCGTATGAAGTAAGCCAATTACCTCATCATGGTCCAACAAGCTCTTTTAGTGGTTTTGTAGTCACTGAGCCTTTGGCAGCTAACCGCCGCATTGATTATGTTTTTGTAAGTCCTAATGTTGAGGTAGAGAAGCATGCGATTCTAACGGATTCCAAAGACAATGCTTATCCCTCAGATCACTTACCGGTTGTTGCTGAAGTGAGCCTGAAGTAG
- a CDS encoding SMP-30/gluconolactonase/LRE family protein codes for MKLKFLLVLLVLASCQRIKISERSYTLTTGEEKQISVKGSVDLEDLSWHSANPSVAETSDEGMVTGVSAGETYVRLVLNPNEQLLDSVKIIVEPSDDSSLQWQTEDFTAEGSFTKGIEGPAVDHEGNVYAVNFGEQGTIGKVTSENNASLFVTLPEGSIGNGIRFNSKGDMLIADYPKHNILKVNMQDQSISVYAHEGQMNQPNDIAIMGNDILFASDPNWSESTGKLWRIDPDGSVLLLEADMGTTNGVEVSPDEKTLYVNESVQRKVWAYDLSPEGEISNKRVLTEFPDFGMDGMRCDSEGNLYITRHGKGTVVIVSPEGELLEEIRMQGKLPSNIAFGGTDGRTCFVTLQDRGCIETFRAEHPGRSWKATQ; via the coding sequence ATGAAACTAAAATTTTTATTGGTTCTTCTAGTTTTAGCCAGTTGTCAAAGAATTAAAATTAGTGAAAGAAGTTATACTTTGACGACAGGGGAAGAGAAGCAGATATCTGTTAAGGGATCTGTTGATTTAGAGGATTTATCCTGGCATTCTGCCAACCCATCCGTCGCAGAAACTTCTGATGAGGGCATGGTTACAGGCGTGAGCGCAGGAGAAACTTATGTGCGTCTGGTGCTCAATCCCAACGAGCAGTTATTAGATAGTGTTAAAATTATCGTTGAACCTTCGGATGACAGTAGCTTGCAATGGCAAACAGAAGATTTTACGGCGGAGGGTAGCTTTACCAAAGGCATAGAAGGACCGGCAGTGGATCATGAAGGCAATGTGTATGCAGTAAACTTTGGCGAGCAGGGTACCATCGGTAAAGTTACTTCAGAAAATAACGCTTCTTTGTTTGTCACTTTACCTGAAGGTAGCATTGGCAATGGCATTCGCTTCAACAGCAAAGGGGATATGCTGATTGCGGATTATCCCAAACACAATATTCTGAAAGTCAATATGCAGGACCAGAGCATCAGCGTATATGCACATGAAGGACAAATGAATCAGCCCAACGATATCGCTATTATGGGCAATGACATCCTTTTTGCGAGTGACCCCAACTGGTCAGAATCAACTGGTAAACTTTGGAGGATTGATCCTGATGGCTCGGTATTACTACTGGAAGCTGATATGGGAACGACTAATGGCGTAGAAGTCAGTCCGGATGAAAAGACGCTTTATGTAAATGAAAGTGTCCAGCGAAAAGTATGGGCTTATGACCTGAGTCCTGAGGGTGAGATTAGCAACAAACGAGTTCTTACCGAATTCCCTGACTTTGGTATGGATGGCATGCGCTGTGATTCTGAAGGTAATTTATACATCACCCGGCATGGTAAGGGTACTGTAGTGATTGTTTCTCCTGAGGGAGAACTTTTAGAGGAGATCAGGATGCAGGGTAAGCTCCCTTCAAACATCGCTTTTGGAGGTACTGATGGACGTACCTGCTTTGTCACTCTACAGGATAGGGGTTGTATTGAAACTTTTCGTGCTGAGCATCCCGGTCGTTCCTGGAAAGCAACTCAATAA
- a CDS encoding copper homeostasis protein CutC — protein MKIEVCIDSVQSAINSEKGGAIRVELCDNLFEGGTTPSAGTIAITRQQISIGLQVIIRPRGGDFLFSELEMEIMKHDVQTAKELGADGVVIGILTPEGKVDKARCAELIAIARPMNVTFHRAFDMTEDPFRALEDIIALGCERILTSGQQKSAIEGKELIAELHKKAAGRIIIMPGAGIDEYNIDQMVACGVEECHVAARKPERSGMQFQNHRVFMGGTMRMPEYEIQVTDSERINKMTK, from the coding sequence ATGAAAATAGAAGTTTGTATTGATTCGGTGCAGTCAGCGATCAACTCTGAAAAAGGCGGCGCAATACGCGTAGAGTTGTGTGATAATCTTTTTGAAGGTGGAACAACTCCCAGCGCTGGTACCATTGCCATCACCAGACAGCAAATCAGCATCGGACTACAGGTCATCATCCGGCCAAGAGGAGGAGACTTTTTGTTTTCTGAACTGGAAATGGAGATCATGAAACATGATGTGCAGACAGCGAAAGAACTGGGTGCAGATGGCGTAGTGATTGGCATCCTGACTCCTGAAGGTAAGGTTGACAAAGCCCGTTGTGCAGAACTTATTGCTATCGCCCGTCCCATGAATGTGACTTTTCATCGCGCTTTTGATATGACGGAAGATCCATTTAGAGCCCTGGAAGATATCATTGCGCTAGGCTGCGAACGTATCTTGACATCCGGCCAACAGAAATCAGCGATTGAAGGCAAGGAACTGATTGCTGAATTGCATAAAAAAGCAGCTGGTCGTATCATCATCATGCCTGGTGCGGGTATTGATGAGTACAATATTGACCAAATGGTAGCCTGCGGTGTGGAAGAATGCCATGTGGCAGCTCGTAAACCTGAACGCAGTGGTATGCAGTTTCAAAACCACAGAGTATTTATGGGAGGTACAATGCGTATGCCTGAATACGAAATACAGGTCACGGATAGCGAAAGAATTAACAAAATGACCAAATAA
- a CDS encoding Gfo/Idh/MocA family protein: MKSDLKRREFIKQAGAASISLSLPNYILRPSQSVPRGKRVGIIGLDTSHSPAFTKIFNTANSEALLKGYQVVAAYPQGSMDIPGSAERIPEYTAQVKEMGVDIVDSIDKLLEKVDVVLLETNDGRLHLEQALPVLKAGKKLFVDKPVTASLHDAIALYDAAEEYQTPVFSSSSLRYLKKAQDVRHNQIAGQVTGAMTFSPATLEAHHPDLFWYGIHGVEILFTVMGTGCRRVQRFATPDTDIVIGTWNDGRLGTFRGSRTGKHDYGGIAFGTEANVNLGPFDGYQNLVYKIAEFFESGKPPVSPKETLEIYAFMEAADESKRQDGSEVSLDYVMNKARNS; this comes from the coding sequence ATGAAAAGCGATCTGAAAAGAAGGGAATTTATAAAGCAGGCAGGCGCCGCCAGTATATCTCTGAGTCTTCCAAATTATATCCTACGCCCCAGCCAAAGTGTTCCTAGAGGCAAACGTGTGGGTATCATTGGATTAGATACGTCACATAGCCCGGCTTTTACCAAAATATTTAATACTGCAAACTCGGAAGCTCTACTCAAAGGCTATCAGGTAGTGGCGGCTTATCCTCAAGGCAGTATGGATATTCCAGGCAGCGCAGAACGGATTCCTGAATATACCGCCCAGGTAAAGGAAATGGGGGTAGACATTGTGGATTCTATAGATAAACTATTGGAAAAAGTAGATGTGGTGTTATTGGAAACTAACGACGGGCGTCTCCATCTTGAGCAGGCTTTACCAGTCCTCAAAGCAGGTAAAAAGTTATTTGTGGACAAACCAGTCACCGCTTCTTTGCATGACGCAATTGCTCTTTATGATGCTGCTGAGGAATATCAGACGCCTGTTTTCTCCTCTTCTTCCTTGCGATATTTGAAAAAAGCACAGGATGTCAGACACAATCAAATTGCCGGGCAGGTGACTGGTGCTATGACTTTCAGTCCGGCTACTTTAGAAGCGCATCATCCTGACTTGTTCTGGTATGGTATCCACGGGGTAGAAATTCTATTTACAGTGATGGGTACCGGATGCAGGCGCGTTCAGCGTTTTGCAACGCCAGATACTGATATTGTCATTGGCACCTGGAATGATGGCCGTCTGGGTACCTTCAGAGGCAGCAGAACCGGTAAGCATGACTATGGGGGAATTGCCTTTGGAACGGAAGCAAATGTCAATCTGGGGCCCTTTGACGGTTACCAGAATCTGGTTTATAAAATTGCTGAGTTTTTTGAATCTGGTAAACCACCCGTATCACCTAAGGAAACCCTGGAAATCTATGCCTTTATGGAAGCAGCCGATGAAAGTAAGCGTCAGGATGGTTCTGAAGTAAGCCTAGACTATGTGATGAACAAAGCCAGGAATTCCTGA